The following is a genomic window from Amycolatopsis australiensis.
TTGTCGGCGACGACGACCCCGTCGACGACGATCCGGCAGCGCAGCTCGCCGGGCCCGGGGTTCTGGGCGGCGATGCTGTAGAACTCGGTGCGCCCAGCCGGTCCGACGCGGGTGAACTGCGTCGACCACGGCGTGGTGACCTCGGCCTGCTGGGTCAGCGCCGAGCCCGCGGCGGCGAAGGTGACGTTGCGGGCGCCGTGCGCGCCGAGCAGCTCGTAGACGACGGAGTGGCTGACGGTCCGCACGGTCTGGACGGTCTGGGCGGCGGCGGGAGCGGCCACGGGCTCGTCCTTGACGGGCCCGCGCCCGGAGCGCGGCACGACGTACGACGTCACGGCGAAGGCGGCGGCGAGCACGCCCAGGACGACCACGACGTTTCCGGCCGACTTGGCCCGGCCGGCGCAGTCGCGCTCGGGCCGGGTCGCGGTGGGAACACCCATGGAGAGGTCTTCTCTCGTCGCGCGCACTTCCGTCGAGTGCGTCGCCTATATCTCGCCGTGACCTCACGCCGCGTTACCCGCGGTTCGCAGATCGTCCGGCTTTCACCCGAACGGGTGTCCTCGGTTCACGCCGGCTTCCGTCGGACCCCGGGTGCAATGATTTGGAGCATGTACGAAGAGGCAGCACCGCCAGGGCCGCTCGCGGGAGTGGCGCGCTGCGTGTGGCGATCGGCTTCGGAGGGACCGAAGCGGATCGTCCCGGACGGCTGCCTGGACCTGGTCGCGGGCGACGGCGGGGTGTTCATCGCGGGCCCGGACACGACGGCGTGGTCATCGGCGACCCACCCGGGCGCGGTGCTGACGGGAGTGCGTTTCACCCCGGGCCGAGCGGCGGCGGTCCTCGGCGTGGCGGCGGACGAGCTGCGCGACCGCCGCGTGCCGCTGGGCGAGCTGTGGGGGCGCGAAGGGGAACTGCTGGCGGAGCGGTTGCTGGCGGGAGAGCTGTCACCGGCGGCGGCGGTCGCGTCCCGGTTGAAGGAGGTGCCACCGGCGGATCCGGCCGTGGCGGCGCTGATCGCGCGGCTGGATGCGGGAGTGCCGCGGGTCTCGCAGGCCGTGGCGGCGTTGGGACAGCCGGGGCGGGGCTCGGCCGAGGCCGCGGCGGCAGGCCGGGGCGGGGATCCGGAGGAACTTGCCGGGGCTCTCGCGGCCGCCCTCGGACAGCGCGGCGCCGGCCCCGCCGAGATCACCGCTGCCCTCGCCCCGCCGGAAGCCACCACCGCGAGCGTTCCCGACCTCGCTGCCGCGCGGATCGAAGACCCCGCCGGTCCCTCCGCCATCAGTGAGCGGCGGCTGCGGAAGCGGTTCGTCCAGGCCGTCGGCTACGGCCCCGCCACCTACCTGCGGGTCAGCCGGTTCCAGCGCGCCGTCGCCCTCGCTTCGTGCGTCGGTGGCCTTGCCGCGCTCGCCGCCGCTGCCGGGTACTCCGACCAAGCTCACCTCAGCCGGGACTGCCGGGCGCTCACCGGGCTCACTCCCCGCGCCTACTTCCGTCCTTCCACTGTGGACCACACCGTGCGTGACCGGCTCCGTTCGGCGTAACCCGTGCGGGCAACCGGAAGTGGGCCGTCATCTGGCAAGGTAAGCGGACGGTAAACGACTGCCAGCAGCGCTATCCTCCCCTCGACCAGTGATCAGGGAGGGCGTGTGGCGACCATCAGCGACGTCGCGGCGAAGGCCGGCGTCTCCACCGCGACCGTCTCGCGCGCGCTCAACGGGAAGTCCACTGTGGATCCCACGCTCGCCGCGCGCGTGCAGGAGGCCGCCGCCGAGCTGGGGTATCACCCGAACGGGCTGGCCAGGAACCTGCGCCGGCAGGAGACCGCCGTCCTCGCGCTGATCATCTCCGACGTCGAAAACCCGTTCTTCACGGCCATCGCGCGCGGGGTCGAGGACCTCGCGCAGCGGTCCGGCTACTCGGTGGTGCTGTGCAACTCCGACGAAAACGAGGACAAGGAACGGCGCTACATCGAGGTCGCGCTGCAGGAACGCGTCGCCGGGGTGGTGCTGTCGCCGACCGGCCGGTCGACGAACGTCGAGGGGCTGCGGCGGCAGGGCACCCCGCTGGTCGCGGTGGACCGGCCCCTGCCGGCCGCGGCGGGCGACCAGGTCCTGGTCGCCACGCGGCACGCGGCCGCGGACGCCACGCGGCACCTGCTGGCGGGCGGCTACCGCCGCGTCGGCTGCCTGACCGGACCGGCCGGCGTCCGCACCGCCGACGACCGTCTCGCCGGGTACGCCGACGTGGTCGGCGAAGCGAACGTCGTGTTCCGGCGGGCGGAGTACCGCGCCGAAGGGGCCCGGCTGGCGGCGCTGGAGCTGCTGGACGAGCCGTCACCGCCGGACGCGCTGCTGGTCGCGAACAGCACGATGGCGATCGGCGTGCTGGAGGCGCTGGCGGAGCGGGGCCTGCGTTCGGGCCGGGACGTGGGCATCGTGTCGTTCGACGACGCCCCGTGGACGACGCTCATCGACCCGCCGCTGACGGTGGTCGCCCAGCCGGCGTACGAGGTGGGCCGGGTGGCGGCCCAGCTGCTGCTGGCCCGCATCGCGGACAGCAGCCGCGACGCGACGACCACGACGCTCGAAGCCCGGTTGATCGAGCGGAAAAGCTCCCGCCGCTGACCGGACGGCGCAAGCACGGGGCCCAGAGAAGCGGCGTGCCCAGGGGGCCGGCTCGTGCCGGGCCCCCGGGCACGCCGCACCCCCTGTGTCCCCCATGCCCGGCGCAGGCCGCCGGATCCTGTGAGCACGGAGCGGAAATCGTTTACTCGCCCCGGAACGTAAGGCCCCCGATACGTACTGTCAAGCCTGGACAACGTCGCCCACCCCGGGCACACTTACCGGAAGTTGCCTACTCAACGTGTTGAGTGATGTGCTTTAAGTGTCGATCTCTGGTGAATTCACCCACAGACAGGGCAAGAAACCGCACGAACCCGCACACGCGCGCTGTTTCGGGTTAGTCTGAGCCTCATGTCGGTAGCGCTGGAGAACATCCTCGCCAAGGCGGGCCTGAAGGTCGACGCTCACGAGTTCCTGACGCTCGTCGAAGACGCGGCGCGGAGACTGTCGCCACCGAACCCCGATCCGTCGCACTACTTCTCCGCCGACCAGCGCGCCGCGCTCACCGACGTCGGCCTCGACCTCTCGCCGCACCGGGAGGGGGAACCGGACTTCCGGGCGCGGACCGTCGCCGCGCACGCCGTCCTCGCCGAGGGGGCGCTCAGCGTCAACGAAGCCGCGAGAGCCCTCGGAGTCGACGACAGCCGGATCCGGCACCGCCTCAAGGAAGGCAGGCTGACCGGCTGGAAGGACGGCGGCTGGCGGCTCCCGGCGTGGCAGTTCGCCGGCTCCGGCGTGCTGCCCGGCCTGGAGACCGTGCTCAAGGCCCTTCCCGAAGACCAGCCCGCGCTCGTCGTCGCCGCGTTCATGAGCACGCCGCAGGCCGATCTGGTCATCAACGACCATCCCGCGACGCCGCGCCAGTGGCTGCTCTCCGGAGGTGACCCGGACTACGTCGCCCGCCTCATCGCCACGCTCGGCACGCCGTTCTAGGCTGGACCTCCCCGAGCAAGATCACCGACAAGGACGGACGACCCCCGACGCATGGCCCGGCTCCCGCTGCCGCCCGCCCGATCCGTCCTGGTCCGGCAGCTGAACCGCGCCAGTGACGTGGTGCCGGTCCCGCCCGCGACCAGGCTCGTACGGATCTTCACCGCGCACGGCAACCACCCCCAGCAGTGGAACTCGTTCCGCTACACCGGCCCGCTCCCGCACGGCCGGTTCGACCAGCAGCCGCCCGGCCGCGGCGGCGCGCCGGTCACCGACCCGGCGAACGGGGTGCTGTACTTCGGCCTCACGGTCCGCACGTCGGTCGCCGAGGTCTTCCAGACGAGCTCGACGGTCGACCGCCGCACGCGCGGGCCCCGCCTGGTCGTCGTCCGCCCGACGCGCACGCTGCGCCTGCTCGACCTGACCGGCCTGTGGCCGACGCGGGTGGGCGCCTCGCAGGAGATTTCGAGCGGGCCGAAGAAGCTCACACAGGCGTGGGCCCGCGCGATCCGCGGCGCGTTCAGCGACCTCGACGGCCTGTGGTACCGCTCCTCGATGGACTCCGGCGACCCGGCGATCTGCCTGTGGGACCCGCCGGCGGGCGCGGCACTGCCCATCGCGCCGGACGTCCTGCTGCCGCTGGACCACCCGGGCCTGGACGTGCCGCTGGGCCGGGTCTGCGAAGAGCTGAACTACACGCTGCTGAACTGACCTACAGGTGCCGCGCCCACCAGTCGAGGATCGCTTCGAAGCGCTGCACCCGGTGCCGCGGCCGGCCGGAGCGGGTCAGCTCGTGGCCCTCCCCGGGGAACAGCAGGAACTCCGCCGGCGCGCCCGCGCGCCGCAGCGCCACGAACATCCGCTGCGCCTGCTCCAGCGGGCAGCGCCAGTCCTGCTCCGAATGCACCACCGCGAACGGGATCTTGATCTGCGCGGCGTACGTGAGCGGCGAACGGTCGCGCTGCACCTGCGGGTCCGGCCCGACGTAGGCGTCGACGAAGAAGTAGCCGATGTCCGAGCTGCCCACCATCGAGTCCCACGCGTTGACCGCGCGCTCGCTCCACGCCGCCTTGAACCGGTCGCCGTGGTGGGCGGCCAGCCAGCTCGTCATGAAGCCGCCGTACGAGCCGCCCATGATGCCGACGCGGGAAGCGTCCAGGTCCGGCCGTTCGAGGGCCTTGTCCAGCAGCGCCAGGACGTCGTCGACGTCGACCGTGCCGAAGCCGTGCGTCACCGCGTGACCGTGCGCCTGGCCGTAGCCCGCCGACCCGCGCGGGTTGCCCAGCACCACCGCGTAGCCCGCCGACGCGTACACCTGCGCCTCGTCGAACACCGCCCAGTCCTGCTGCGTGAACGGGCCGCCGTGGACCACGCGCAGCACCGGGTGCGGGCCGTCCCCCTCGGGCAGCACCAGCCAGCCGTGCACCGGATAGCCGTCCGACGCCGTGGTCTCCAGCTCGATCATCGGCCGGATTCCCTTGTCCCGCAACGGCTTCGAGTAATCGGTCAGCACCCGCGGAGCACCTTCGCCGAGCAGCACGACGTCGCCTGAGGACTCGGGGGTGGCGATCACCGCCGCCAGCACCGGGCCGTTCAGGGTGAACGACCGCAGCGCCGTCCGGTCCGCGTAGACCACCGGCAGGTCGGCCAGCGGCGCGTCGGCGGCGCCGACGGGGACCGCGCGCAGCTCGACCGCACCGCGGTTGCGGACGGCCACCAGCACGTCGCCCCCGCGCGGCGCCGGCGGGCCCGCCGAGGCCTCGCAGTCCACCGTCTCGATGTCGGTGAGCCGGCGGGCCTTCACCGGGCCGGCGCCGAACTCGGGCGTCGCCGCGTACAGCCCGGTCATCGCCGCTTCGCGGTGCTCGGCGAAGGACTGTCCGAAGTAGAAGAGCGTGCCGTCGGGGCCGAACACCGGACGCTCGGAGAACCCCTCGCCGCGCACGAGGACCTCGGGTTCCCCGCCCGACGCGGCGATCGCGCAGATGTCGCGGTGGTCGCTCTCGGCCGCGCCCCAGTCCGGCGGCGCGGTGAAGACCACGCGCGTGCCGTCCGGCGTCCACACCGGGTCCGTGACGTCGAAGCCGTCGCCGGTCAGCGGCTCCGGCTCCCCCGGCTCCGCGCCGAGGGCGTCGACGACGAACAGCCGCTGCATCCGGTCGCGCAGGAACCCGATGTCGTCGATGCGGTAGTCCATGCGCGTGATCCGGCGCGGAGCCTCGGCGGCCGGCTCCGGCGTCTCGCCGTCGGCGTCCTCGGTCCCGTACCGGCCGGCTTCGGGCACGCGCGCGGTGAACGCGATCCGCCGCGAGTCCGGCGCCCAGACGGGTTCGCCGGCGCCGAGGTGCAGCGATGTCAGCCGCCGCGCTTCGCCGCCGTCGGACGGCATGACGTGCAGCTGCGGGCTGCCGTCGGCGCCCTTGCCCTCCCCCGCGCGGAGGAACGCCACCCAGCGCCCGTCCGGGGAGATCGCGGGCGCCGAGTCGCGGGGACCGTGCGTCCACGCGCTCTCGCCGCCGTCGGGCGACACGCGCCGCAGCGAGCTGTGCGCGGCGTTCGCCTTCAGGTCGGGCTTCTTCAGCGCGGTGAGCAGCAGGTTCCCGCGCAGCGCGGGACGGCCGGGGACGGCGAGGGCTTCGATGTCGGCAGGACGCACGTCCCCGACCGTACCCGAAATCCTTAGCTGTGCGAACGACCTTCG
Proteins encoded in this region:
- a CDS encoding helix-turn-helix domain-containing protein encodes the protein MYEEAAPPGPLAGVARCVWRSASEGPKRIVPDGCLDLVAGDGGVFIAGPDTTAWSSATHPGAVLTGVRFTPGRAAAVLGVAADELRDRRVPLGELWGREGELLAERLLAGELSPAAAVASRLKEVPPADPAVAALIARLDAGVPRVSQAVAALGQPGRGSAEAAAAGRGGDPEELAGALAAALGQRGAGPAEITAALAPPEATTASVPDLAAARIEDPAGPSAISERRLRKRFVQAVGYGPATYLRVSRFQRAVALASCVGGLAALAAAAGYSDQAHLSRDCRALTGLTPRAYFRPSTVDHTVRDRLRSA
- a CDS encoding DNA-binding protein, coding for MSVALENILAKAGLKVDAHEFLTLVEDAARRLSPPNPDPSHYFSADQRAALTDVGLDLSPHREGEPDFRARTVAAHAVLAEGALSVNEAARALGVDDSRIRHRLKEGRLTGWKDGGWRLPAWQFAGSGVLPGLETVLKALPEDQPALVVAAFMSTPQADLVINDHPATPRQWLLSGGDPDYVARLIATLGTPF
- a CDS encoding S9 family peptidase gives rise to the protein MRPADIEALAVPGRPALRGNLLLTALKKPDLKANAAHSSLRRVSPDGGESAWTHGPRDSAPAISPDGRWVAFLRAGEGKGADGSPQLHVMPSDGGEARRLTSLHLGAGEPVWAPDSRRIAFTARVPEAGRYGTEDADGETPEPAAEAPRRITRMDYRIDDIGFLRDRMQRLFVVDALGAEPGEPEPLTGDGFDVTDPVWTPDGTRVVFTAPPDWGAAESDHRDICAIAASGGEPEVLVRGEGFSERPVFGPDGTLFYFGQSFAEHREAAMTGLYAATPEFGAGPVKARRLTDIETVDCEASAGPPAPRGGDVLVAVRNRGAVELRAVPVGAADAPLADLPVVYADRTALRSFTLNGPVLAAVIATPESSGDVVLLGEGAPRVLTDYSKPLRDKGIRPMIELETTASDGYPVHGWLVLPEGDGPHPVLRVVHGGPFTQQDWAVFDEAQVYASAGYAVVLGNPRGSAGYGQAHGHAVTHGFGTVDVDDVLALLDKALERPDLDASRVGIMGGSYGGFMTSWLAAHHGDRFKAAWSERAVNAWDSMVGSSDIGYFFVDAYVGPDPQVQRDRSPLTYAAQIKIPFAVVHSEQDWRCPLEQAQRMFVALRRAGAPAEFLLFPGEGHELTRSGRPRHRVQRFEAILDWWARHL
- a CDS encoding MmpS family transport accessory protein, which produces MGVPTATRPERDCAGRAKSAGNVVVVLGVLAAAFAVTSYVVPRSGRGPVKDEPVAAPAAAQTVQTVRTVSHSVVYELLGAHGARNVTFAAAGSALTQQAEVTTPWSTQFTRVGPAGRTEFYSIAAQNPGPGELRCRIVVDGVVVADKTVAEPGRQFSCAV
- a CDS encoding RES family NAD+ phosphorylase produces the protein MARLPLPPARSVLVRQLNRASDVVPVPPATRLVRIFTAHGNHPQQWNSFRYTGPLPHGRFDQQPPGRGGAPVTDPANGVLYFGLTVRTSVAEVFQTSSTVDRRTRGPRLVVVRPTRTLRLLDLTGLWPTRVGASQEISSGPKKLTQAWARAIRGAFSDLDGLWYRSSMDSGDPAICLWDPPAGAALPIAPDVLLPLDHPGLDVPLGRVCEELNYTLLN
- a CDS encoding LacI family DNA-binding transcriptional regulator, with amino-acid sequence MATISDVAAKAGVSTATVSRALNGKSTVDPTLAARVQEAAAELGYHPNGLARNLRRQETAVLALIISDVENPFFTAIARGVEDLAQRSGYSVVLCNSDENEDKERRYIEVALQERVAGVVLSPTGRSTNVEGLRRQGTPLVAVDRPLPAAAGDQVLVATRHAAADATRHLLAGGYRRVGCLTGPAGVRTADDRLAGYADVVGEANVVFRRAEYRAEGARLAALELLDEPSPPDALLVANSTMAIGVLEALAERGLRSGRDVGIVSFDDAPWTTLIDPPLTVVAQPAYEVGRVAAQLLLARIADSSRDATTTTLEARLIERKSSRR